One window of the Pieris brassicae chromosome 4, ilPieBrab1.1, whole genome shotgun sequence genome contains the following:
- the LOC123708661 gene encoding uncharacterized protein LOC123708661, with protein sequence MRSLCQFLLLARLVAAITGPRIENDFDRNRPTNQGHPGFNEHQTRFGLNSPIQNFQQQPAVINNAPQLPFPQPILNQQPYVPQFNSLLPAQNIPNNAIPIQNSNNFQFNQQSNANPQLNNFHQNVASQNFQQSQNIQQAPPIPTFQNSLPLAQNPTIFNHNPNIPSPLSLTQQRPTQAAFLPTLQTIQSQQSFSAPNPISIQAAPNLAPQNQNGQVPFQASPQISQLMNQGSIFTNPQPSDFQQYYEQQSKENLEKLKELQERQRIIQKHQEFVQKQQQKQQEKVEKLHDEFLSRQATKSLPTYTTTESYEDTFRRGQEKRRPILPHETDLFKKALDLYEQQHPTTTTSTTTTTTTTQRPRFIRTRPTARSRTPPQDRNKQKLYNEIKNLLEESETKGFDDNLRAKSVALLQKPDILKQLKVALAENPEDFSEKNFTSREISLNGQKYEVIRTNNPNLIPKGAISADSPDLGKFVAATQETQKENHVSFDDLTKGVLPPGANFELVKQGDNGKLEEVSALPNTLPNKKKVTFVFLEEQDDGSYKVKGVKANGQQTEEGPEVEEILNRIRKGEISLPGPTKISNGLFSSTTENPTTTNVDYIAESSHHPSTYTSFVTTSSYGSSGLTNPVQTTPPPIHRNSIAPARTTQRESQTFQSSTGRPTTERFIIKTSSPTYTIRSQKQTQRNSFPSTTIVNTTPIYRSTPQDVVVIGSSTLASTYEEPTQNIFASASSPGLIDILKENGLFATAKYLKQSGLDAILNETGPYTIFAPTDKAFRTLLVQLGGPDRAEEKFRDNPRLLSGLLLHHVIPGAFDIQSLQDEMTGVSLAGTQLRVNQYDMHDVEWNEVKVTTINGARVIDDKRDIHIPQGIAHAVDRVMFPLPVGDLVQTLQADRDRRFTTFLKAIFVSGFADTLAESKTYTVFAPTDTAFAKLAPSELSRYSEKAAARALVARHVLPGTLYSAGMRYYQLRNSMEDAKPLTLQKNSGRIKVNNAQVITHNIPATNGVIHAVDTLL encoded by the exons ATGAGAAGCTTATGCCAGTTTCTCCTTTTGGCGCGATTGGTCGCTGCCATCACTGGACCAAGG ATAGAAAACGATTTCGACCGAAACAGACCAACAAACCAAGGACATCCTGGTTTTAACGAGCATCAAACAAGATTTGGGCTGAACTCTCCGATACAAAACTTCCAGCAGCAGCCAGCAGTCATCAACAATGCCCCACAACTTCCTTTTCCGCAACCAATACTAAATCAACAACCTTATGTGCCTCAGTTTAACAGTCTTCTTCCAGCACAAAATATCCCAAATAACGCCATCCCTATTCAAAACAGCAACAACTTTCAATTTAATCAACAATCAAATGCGAATCCTCAACTCAACAATTTTCACCAAAATGTAGCATCTCAAAATTTTCAACAAAGTCAAAACATACAACAAGCACCTCCGATTCCAACATTCCAAAACAGTCTTCCATTAGCTCAAAATCCaacaatatttaatcataATCCAAACATTCCATCCCCTCTATCACTTACACAACAAAGACCAACGCAAGCTGCTTTTCTACCAACTTTACAAACAATACAAAGTCAGCAAAGTTTTAGTGCTCCTAACCCTATTTCGATCCAGGCTGCACCCAATTTAGCACCTCAAAACCAAAACGGGCAAGTACCTTTCCAAGCTTCCCCACAAATCAGCCAACTAATGAATCAAGGTTCAATATTTACCAACCCTCAGCCGTCCGACTTTCAACAATATTATGAACAACAATCTAAAGAGAACTTAGAAAAGCTTAAGGAACTACAAGAAAGACAACGAATTATTCAAAAACACCAGGAATTCGTGcagaaacaacaacaaaaacaacAGGAGAAAGTTGAAAAGCTTCATGACGAATTTTTGAGTAGACAAGCTACTAAGTCATTACCAACATATACTACTACTGAAAGCTACGAAGACACTTTTAGAAGAGGTCAGGAAAAACGACGACCAATTTTACCACATGAAACAGATTTATTCAAAAAAGCACTTGACCTTTATGAGCAACAACATCCAACAACAACTACCAGTACTACAACAACCACAACAACAACGCAACGGCCAAGATTTATTAGGACCAGGCCAACAGCCCGATCTCGCACTCCACCACAGGacagaaataaacaaaaactctACAATGAGATAAAGAACCTACTGGAGGAGAGTGAAACAAAAGGATTCGATGACAACCTTCGAGCCAAGAGTGTTGCTCTATTACAAAAAccagatattttaaaacaacttaAAGTAGCTTTAGCAGAAAATCCTGAAGATTTTAGCGAGAAAAATTTCACTTCTCGTGAGATATCGCTTAATGGTCAAAAATACGAAGTTATAAGAACAAATAACCCTAATTTAATCCCCAAAGGTGCTATATCTGCTGATAGTCCGGATTTGGGAAAGTTTGTAGCCGCCACACAAGAAACGCAAAAAGAAAATCATGTATCATTTGACGATTTAACAAAGGGTGTTTTGCCACCAGGTGCTAATTTTGAACTCGTAAAACAAGGTGATAATGGTAAATTAGAAGAAGTGTCAGCATTGCCAAATACCCTTCCAAACAAAAAGAAAGTTACATTTGTATTTCTAGAAGAGCAGGATGATGGTTCCTACAAGGTTAAAGGAGTAAAAGCGAATGGACAACAGACAGAAGAAGGACCTGAGGTAGAGGAAATTTTGAACAGGATTCGTAAAGGTGAAATTTCTCTCCCAGGACCTACTAAAATATCAAATGGATTGTTTTCGTCAACAACAGAAAATCCCACAACGACTAATGTAGACTACATAGCGGAATCATCACATCATCCTTCAACATACACCAGTTTTGTAACAACTTCAAGTTATGGTTCTTCTGGACTTACGAACCCTGTACAAACTACTCCTCCCCCGATACATAGGAATTCCATTGCACCTGCTAGGACTACACA ACGAGAATCTCAAACGTTTCAATCTTCGACAGGTCGTCCAACAACAGAACGCTTCATCATAAAAACCTCTAGCCCAACTTATACAATTAGAAGTCAGAAACAGACTCAAAGAAACTCATTCCCAAGTACAACAATAGTGAACACAACGCCGATATATAGATCAACACCTCAAGACGTGGTTGTAATAGGGTCTTCTACGCTGGCATCAACTTATGAGGAACCAACTCAAAATATTTTCGCTTCGGCGTCTAGTCCAGGTCTCATTGATATTCTTAAGGAAAATGGTCTGTTCGCAACAGCCAAATATTTGAAGCAGTCTGGATTAGATGCAATTTTGAATGAGACGGGGCCTTACACTATTTTCGCTCCAACGGATAAGGCGTTTAGGACGCTGCTAGTACAACTTGGAGGACCAGACAGAGCAGAAGAGAAGTTCCGTGACAATCCTCGGCTGTTAAGTGgt ttattACTTCACCACGTAATCCCAGGTGCATTCGATATACAGTCGTTACAGGATGAGATGACCGGTGTCTCCTTAGCTGGTACACAACTACGAGTTAATCAGTACGACATGCATGATGTGGAATGGAACGAGGTTAAGGTCACCACCATCAATGGAGCCCGAGTAATTGATGATAAGAGAGATATTCATATACCACAG GGAATCGCTCACGCAGTCGACCGAGTGATGTTTCCTCTTCCAGTGGGTGATTTAGTACAGACCCTGCAAGCAGACCGAGATAGACGATTCACTACATTCTTGAAGGCCATATTCGTCAGTGGCTTTGCGGATACTTTAGCGG aaaGCAAAACATATACAGTTTTCGCGCCGACAGACACGGCATTTGCAAAATTAGCTCCAAGCGAGTTATCGAGATATTCTGAAAAAGCTGCCGCTCGCGCTTTGGTGGCAAGACACGTACTACCGGGCACGCTCTACAGCGCAGGCATGCGGTACTACCAGCTACGGAACTCCATGGAGGATGCTAAGCCGCTCACACTTCAAAAGAACTCcg GTCGAATAAAAGTGAACAACGCTCAAGTTATTACACACAATATTCCTGCAACAAACGGAGTCATTCATGCAGTTGATACATTACTTTAG